Within Lolium rigidum isolate FL_2022 chromosome 5, APGP_CSIRO_Lrig_0.1, whole genome shotgun sequence, the genomic segment tcaaaccgcacgtccggctccacgtccatctccgacgatgatgaagccggcggcgtggaaggcgacggcgagcgttcggcTCGCCGCggtcacgaccacgaccacgaccacggccgcgaggtcggcctccgcctctcggacatagcgtcgaatcttgttgagatggtggcggctagggtttgggagagaggcgctagggtttgtgtgtgagagggacgatgagaggcggcccttttataggccggagggaggcggggagcggtggcgcgcattaacgccggcacgcggagctaggcgcgacgggacgcgtcggctgcgtcgctgcgggaaccgcaccgtcggcCGCGTCGCTACGGGAACCgcaccgccaataacttccgtcgcgaggtaggcgacggttaggttaaaaatttattgtgccggcgacgagtcggccccgccactccccgtctcgctttcgttgtgtccggcgtccccggtgcgtcccctgtgggacggggacgggctcggggcgccggacaccgtatgggggcgcgccggacaaaaatgggctttgggggacgcggctggaacgcattttctgtccggtgcgccccaaatccctttgggggacgctttggagaacgcgagtggagatgctcttaggccttATGGGCTTTATCAACTAATGGGCCATGGTCAATTCAGCTTCTTTCTGAACTTCTCTTTTTTCATTTAAGTGAAATTTTGTTTTTTAAATGGCTGCATCCTGACGGCTTGCACTGCTGAACTAATCCCAATTTTGTCACCCCAGCCGGATCACCATCTCGAAGCTGCTCATAGAAAAAGCGCAGTAAAAAAATGGGCCGGCACTCCAGCTCAGCGGTCCGATGCACAGTGATCGGGTTGTCAGGCGAGACGCAAACAATGCCCAAATTTTTGTCGTGAATGTGTCCGCACGGACGCTGCGGGGACGCAGCGTGTGACCGCTCCCTTCTGCTCCGGCCCGCATGGCAGTGAACATGGCCTAAACTCCGTTATGCGAACCAGCGTGCTTCGACTTCGCCGTCGGTTGGGCTTCTACGTCGGGCACGGCAATTAATTGTCGGTGGTTTGAGACCCATGTCAGAAACTGGAAGCCCACCCACGGGCGGTCCTTTTTAATCGCAATGCCACATTTGCCCAAGAACTTCCTATCCAGAGGCAACTTTCAGAAGGCGCCATGGGGAAATATCGTTTCCATGAAGGATGCCGAAGAAGGACGACGAAGACGGGCCTCCTTGTCCAAGCCGAAGAAGTGTCGCCGTGGCCGCGGGAGGAGCCGCCAAAGCCCGAGAGGGAGCTCTTCTTCGGCAAGGACATCTCGTGCAAGGAAACGCGGGATGACATGGACGACTACTTGGGCTACCTCGCTACATGGCCAAGGTGGCCAAGGAGGAGGAAACTGTGGACTAGCTCCCAATCCAGCCGGACGACATCAACGATGAGGAGGGAGGCTCGCACTCCTCGTGTGACAATTGTCGGAGCCGCCGCGGCCACAGCCCAGCTACGCCAGTGCGGTAATGCTGGCATACGTCTCTGAGGATGaagctgttttttttttcgaaggAGGATGAAGCTCTTAGGATGGCCATGGAGGCCTCAGCCCCACCGCCCGCTGTCATGCCTGCTGCTGCCGCTCCTCCTCATGCATCTGTGATTCACCATGGAGAAGTAGGCGCTCAACTGGCCATGGGAGATGCCCGTGTTCATCGACCTAACCTAGCAACCGGACGATGACGAGTAGAGGGTTAAGGTTTGAAGTAGTTCGAGCATCttgtgttttccttttttttatctaTGTAAATTACTTTTTTTTCGAGTACTTCCTATGTAAAATATGTGATAAAGACTACGTACTCCGTACAATTTTGCGTCGGGTCACTAGGACGACCCCAGACCCAAACAGACGCATCACCGAAACAGCCCAATTTCACTTTGGGTAAAAAAGTATGGCCAGTTGATGATAATATTTTGTGTTGATGGTACCGCACGTGCAAGTGATACTGGACGAGATGACGAACCGGGAGACCGAGAAGCGGTTGTCCAGGTGCAGCGTGGACTCCGGAACTCCTTTGTCTGGTCGTTCACTACACTCGATCCGAGGAGTGGTCAGACGGGTGtcctggtggaggaggagagggaataGTTGGAGACGAGAGCGAGGTGTTCTTCTCGGTGAAGAGCTTCCCCACGAGCCGTTCGGCGACCGTGGGAGTGCTTCCGGTGACTGCTAGCCGTTCGGGTTTACTGTGCCCAACACGGCGGCCGACTCGTGGAAATGGCGCAACCGGAGCAGCGGCAGCGACCTCGCCGCGAGCCAGGCTCCTGCTTACAATCACAACTCACAAAGTCACAAGATCACTGCTAGCACTACTATCAGTTACTGACAACACAAGCACTACAAACAGAAGAACTTCAATTTCTCAACAAAAAAATGAAGTAAACCCCCAAATCCTGGTATACAACAGGTGAAAGAAACTAGCTGCAGGGGAAGTAAAAAAGAAGACAGTGGGAAAGAAGAAGGGGACGGGGAGCGCGCGCGCGTCAGATCAGCCGCGGGCGTCGCCGTCGCGGCGGCCGAAGAGGAGCGCGGCGAAGCTGGCGGCGGCGCAGACCGCGGCGACGGCGTTGCCCTCGCAGAGCAGCACGCGGAGCGCGAGGCGCGCGATGTCGGCGGTGGCGCGGCGGCCCTCGGCGACCAGCGACCGGCGCGGCTTCCCGGCGAAGGCGAGCAGCACGAGCACGGTGATCCAGGTGACCAGCATGGCCGGCGCGGCGACGGCCAGCGCGGCGCCCATGGACAGCAGCCCGAACACGGCGCCGTACATCACGGACGCGTACAGCGCGGCCGGCCACACCCCGGccggggccgcggcggcggccgtgtAGTACCAGGCGCGCACGGACCCCAGCAGGCTCCAGGAGGAGGAGAGCAGGCCGGCGTAGACAGCCAGGAAGAGCGCCGCCCAGGTCCGGCGCTTGCTCATGGCCCGCAGCAGGAGGGACGTCCAGGGGGGCCACGCCGGCGGGCCCGGCTCGGCCGCGTCCTGATCCGCCATGGGTCGAGCTCGGATTCTTGCTCTGCTCGATTCCGCGGTGGTGATTTGGGGGCTTTGCCGGTGGGATGTGCTCTGGGTTTACTTGCCTGCTCGGGGAAGGCAAGCCTGGGATGCCGAATCGCTTCTTTGCTTTCTCTGCTGCtcatctccttttttttttcagTGAGAACTTTTACAGGTGGTGCTCGTCCTCTTTCATTTCTTTACTACCTCGGGTTTGTTTTTTCGGGAAAGTACGAAGTTCTGGAACGGGTTGGGCCAGCACGACACGAGCCCGTTGTTCCTCGGGCCGCGTCGGGATAAGGCCAGCCGGCCGGGCGCCGGCATGGATTCCTctcctttatttttatttttttggcatTAGATACCTCCCCTCCATCTTCATGGATCGATTCTTAAACGATGATGACGATTCATGTTCAATTGTGGTTCCGGcagcagacgcactcttttccttctagGTATCGAATGGGAATAAAAGGTTTTTAACGAATCGGCTTGCTTGTCTAATATATTatacattttcaaaaaaaatatgttcatattctatgcaagcaaaaaaaaaaagcacaatCAGGAATTATTAAGCTCCATCTGGAGATTTTTTTTGGTAAGTTTGATTATTTCTTAATCGATTGAGAACTAACTTGCATATTATTAAATATCACTTGCAACTAATGACCTACACAAATCACGAAACATATCTAATGGTCTGAAGATTTTTTTTCTTACTTGCATCcgcacttgcaactgaaaaaattcAGTTGCAACCCAACTTTCAACTTATGTACACGAGAAGCAAAAGCAACCAAACGGTGACTTCGCACGAATCTGAGAACTAATAAATCTCTTTTCTATTTGAAATCTAAAACTGAATGTTTCCAAAGGGAGAGAAAATAGTTGTTCTTTCATGGTACTGCCAATTGAGCACTTTGGAAGGATGTATATTTGCCAGCCTAGGTTGCATCACTCGAGCCAAAAGCATCCCGGTGATTGGTTGGCTGCAAGCAAGCCCAAATGGCTATAGCAATGGTACATTGGTTGTTTGGTAGCATCCAAATACCAGTTGCGATCACATCTTCTCTCTACTGATGATGTTACCATACTACACCACCGTGGCACACAAGAATCTATCATGAGTTCATCTAGAGATACTATGGGTACTTAATTGAATCTAGTCCCTAGCTAATATGAGTGATAGTTCATCAGTGTAGTTCCCAACTACTAAGAATGAAGGTTAGTTATTACAGTCTGGTGGTAATCAGCGGGGgagttctgttatcaccagaatttgaccggattagaggtgggccgcgattaagatgggcttgaaggatatacatggaagatatacatgaatcggccttgtatacaaagtttgggctagtttgcccgtgtatctgtaaatatagtaggatacgtgtcggttagatagaatttggctcgtgcacggttgggattattcccacgttagaaagtctacggactataaatatgtatctagggttattgagaaagacaacaatcacgttcatcacaaaccaatctaggcgcatcgccaactcccttgtttcgagggtttcttcgggtaagcatcatgcttgcctagatcgcatcttgcgatctaggcgatatctgttattcgttgttcatgcgttgctcgtcttgaagccttgttgatggcgagcaacgtagttatcatagatgtgttagggttagcattgtttcatcgtatcatatgctttcgtccgtgcaacccttagacgtctagccgcccttacacctatcttaggtgtaagggcggcacctcgcttgatctttatttagtagatccgatccgttatgattgctccttacgtgctactggatccttcaacccgtttgcaaggcctaactatgcagatattaaactaatccttgaagaacaaggagcaatcataacggatcggatctactaaataaagatcaagcgaggtgccgcccttacacctaagataggtgtaagggcggctagacgtctaagggttgcacggacgaaagcatatgatacgatgaaacaatgctaaccctaacacatctatgataactacgttgctcgccatcaacaaggcttcggcaccagcaacgcatgaacaacgaataaacgtgtcttgcctagatcgcaagatgcgatctaggcagcatgatgcttacccgaagaaaccctcgaaacaaggagttggcgatgcgcctagattggtttgtgatgaacgtgattgttgtctttctcaataaccctagatacatatttatagtccgtagactttctaacgtgggaataatcccaaccgtgcacgagccaaattctatctagccgacacgtatcctactatatttacagatacacgggcaaactagcccaaactttgtatacaaggccgattcatgtatatcttccatgtatattcttcaagcccatcttaatcgcggcccacctctcgatccggtcaaattacggtgataacacatgcccccctggttttggaaatgacaattccaaaatcactctgctttttcttcgtcgggccatgtcgtggcagagcagaaccgtcgcagtgtcctccatcatgatgccttgcctcatcaacttctctgcaagatttgatagctttaacatcacttccttggaaaccgtagtggcattaaatctccactataccccctttatttaactgtgccgaacggctcgcctcttcatccccttgttctgttccaaccatcggcaccaagaaaaccctctttccctgtagcaatgtcttcctcttcctccgtctcatcgggcctctctttccaatcttcttcctcgagcgagcaagagtgggactttgactatgtgccagatggcccacccgaggccctcgtcgggtcagatggtgacttacccctgaccgatggggaggacgacctccagttcctcatcgaaggggagctggagagcgagagcaaagacgacctccactcctgggcgaattccacttcctccgacgaggaggaggaagaagaagaagaggaggaagaggaggaagaggaggaggatgattcctcctcctccgctgggtatccgccggcgaagcgcttccgtgcttgggcggacagcgaagacgatgatgatgacgaggaagaagaggccccggccgagggctggagcagcagcgacgaggaactatccggaagcagcgccgacggcagctacgatgccgacgacgaggccagcgaggattagtagtgcAGGATTAGTAGCTCCTGacaaatcggctcttcttttgttcttcctttcttgagcaatcggctcttcattgtaaaaacccctattattaatgaagaagtgtttccagttaattttgccgatagtcaaagtcaaccaatcccccaaaagagccgatggcatcgcatcggcctttaccataaaacacgagtaatgccaacctaattgcccctccaaacggtaacctgcgacctccgtctgagaaagcaacctcagatccccaaatcgccgcccaagcagctccacgaatctcagatctcaaccgcgccgtcccaactccacagcgcaccaaatggcggaatcacccaacgccaacgccatggtttccggtctgaaggtaatccttaaccgcttcttcgccattcgaatcaatgttaggattaaacagcaaacacctgaattaatgtcctattccgttattaattttaggtttcagacatcctgctgccgcatccttctctccaaaactctatgtgtcttggcccccgttcttccgagagtcccgctcacttaatctcatgcgaggccaatagaatccccttcgtgaaccggAATTTAGATCCGACTTCTCGGCCGACCTGCctgcgagcccggcctaatcctcccgaaggttgggtggcatggtacgatgagagtgtctaaaacccattatgccacccgggaaacgatagggatagccgatgctttgtcattatcattgtctcctcttgaaaagaatgagaacattcgaaaaccatcggctacttttggtccgatgcaccgaattgcttcatgttcggccatggccccatgacaccaactctgctggacgtggccatgatcacgggcccggacattgcatcctcaagcccctctcgcctttaaattgccaaaggtccctttcaccctttcctctaaaacagagtgtacaaggcggggcgcctacctcaggcgttatatgaaaaccaaaggccctgtgacagagagagagcacacggccttcttgaacttctggctggagcacttcatattctgtggtccttcactcgccccaaccaagaattacctttccctggcctatgagctcgccaaaggtactcaacttggcctcggcaaactgctccttggagaggtctatcgatctcttcaactgatgtctgtcaaactgttctcccaaaagacagataaaacaggaggcccctggtggtttattcagttatgggctcagctgtactttcaaaaccagatcccaaacttcccacctttggccacctgcaccttcccagatgctaatgggaaggagatccgatgcactagctatggccaagctctgtataGTCTCCCGGGCaacaggctgatccccaaggaagcaacagagtggttcaagattttcttccaaggcttggacaaccccctgttctttccttacactgaatcggagaactttgagaatccagtctccttccgattagacagcTTTGCCaatgacgctagcacccggcacttgtactctatcatgatccgtccttgctttctcccggttggcatgagtacctcaaacaggattatcaagcctggctatgagtcttaccaaccggtggtagtatcccggcagcttggtctcgggcaagtgtccccacacttctttctccaccactcGACGGCAAGCGAGCTGAACCGCCGACATTCTtgcggccaaaggtgctataccttctttgacgctccggccattccaattcctcataacctcttgtttcaccatcactaccgatggtttcgagacttggtggtccatgtggaagacccacgccttcggaagagctctaggaccgttgcttgaagcaacttgatgccgaatatgacgttccgcacaccaggtaccattacatataaatttcttGTAATGGCTCGtgatgattgtctgtaacctgactctatttcttggcagcaacaggatggcccagagcccacgcaagccgatggctcccccttcaagttccttccaccagccccggtggttctcttcgcgcgagctcgccacctttgaagaaggtcataatgcgagccggccgatttcaccgaaatcggctcccaagagtaaagcatcctcggggccggttgcccccgagcctcaatccaagcgaggaaggcagtgaggaaagtagctgccagaaagaccctgaagcgcaaagctcctgtccaagcaagcttgcatgtaagctgactcgtgccttgACTAAATTCATCTGTCTTCCCAGTCTTTTTGTAAGATGCTTGTACTTCTTTTtacagacttccactgaagagaactccagcggggaggcacagtccagcccaagggactcGACCCCGGGCGACtccgggagatccaccacacagagccagacggactcgccagcgtcggcttctaggaaaaggtcgactcccgagcctgttgcccttcaagctccgatcaaaacagggtcacgcgtgaagcgtcgatgcgtcaaaagggctcgcaaagacccacgagtttcctcgccaagccaggaggtttcaaatgtaattacttcaCCAGTTCATATTCCATGCCGTCCTGttgctacttggatcggctcaccatttcttttgcatactaatgggacctctagcggggacgttgaagaggtactgatgccatccgccacgctagacctagccacctcgacgagcgcggctgaccaagtggctaccctagccaagtccaccgaaaagccgattatcacaacatcggctgctcctcctactttgggagaggtacgctccactccctcggctctacccttttctttgttgtatactaatactgctcttgttcgtctgtcagggttgtgatctttcaagcttgctgacgttcgatcctgaatccatcgagccaactacttccaaggcaggtgaagagccaagccctagcacggtccatggtccactccagcgtctcaaggctttgctctcctcctcagttgagaccctggtcgaaaaccccgaggcagtcaagggcatcctcgaagacatccagccccatctcccggtgacactgcaggttaagctttggccagccgtgactctgtcggtcttcaggtcaagggtgcagtcggctcgtcaaagaattacccttcgtcgcgcccagcttccgttgagagccgatattgcagacaagtgtcaacggctcaacgagaagaaggctgctttagacgccaaaaccgacacttctgccaatagtgccgaactcgagaccctgcgcagggaactggagaaccttgaagagagggtcaggaAGACCAAGCAACTTATcaaagacaaggaaaccctcattgcccgctctcaagaggaagcaaaaggcctcacggcccgatccgaagaccgatccggctgaaattcgtgcccctgAGCGAGTCggcggtgacgggcaaagacgaggacaacgaggctgagatcgccgaggtggatcgtatccgtgccgacgcccttcacgccctcaacgcgtttcttcagtagagcctctctgtgtaaactgataaatgttttgctgaacttgtctaaagtcgatggccgtgcatcggctttttacattctgaagtcgatgtctgtgcatcggctgtgacttgcatactgttgtcttcgcatcttttctcaagtcgatgtctgtgcatcggctgtgatttgcatGTACAcacttttttttactggccgatttttctattggcccccaatatttcactgcacatgtatcgcacatgttcatctgattaggtgccccccgagccgaatctgccaggtaactgcagatatcggctgtgTAGTTAGCcgaggcactgtacttgaacatcggctccgttaggaccaatgttgacttcttccagctcatcagccgacgtaaacccataccctagctttccgtcacctgtgagatcgacacTGAATACAGGGAAGACGTATGGTAAGGGTAatacgggccgattgctggaatcggccttcattttgattgtaaccaagatttttgggaagtgccggagccgatcgcgtggaatggcttcctctttgtccttgttatgagagcagctgccctcgcctctgtccttaccagggtggtgcccaggtcctaccatgttgatgttgaacgagactcttggctggcacctcccagggtaagtgcattccaccatgttaacggcggggaaggggtgtgtgtcgactttcatggcgtactggctgaaaattagacgcccttgttctatcgccatttggatctgctgacgccacaccctgcagtcgttggtggcatgggtgaacgtgttatgccacttgtagtatggctttccgttcagctctgcgcgccgtggggatcttgtggccttcgggtacctttagctgcttctctttaagtaagaggtcgaacatttgctcagccttggtcacgtcgaagtcaaaccctcttggaggaccttgtggcttaacccatttgcaggacacggggcttgccccccaagtccattcagccactgctacctcttgatctcccgcgagccttcatcttcatccgcctcaaccgggaccaccgcacgcttgaatttatcctcggtacacctccgggtggctccgttcatataatgacagcctcgcaccatatgcgccggtgaaggatagtacgcttgggaggccacatccttgatcggtgatgcgagacccaccaccgccaactcgatcgcttcttttcggtcacacgagccgaatagcatcggttcctaacggtctcgaagtcgctggatgtattcgacactcgtttctccgcgcttccgtcgtacttgtgctagatcggcaatgccggcctcggaagcctccgagtgatactcgcatgtggaactgttcttccaactcgcttccaagtccggattgaatccggTGGCAgcaatgtgtaccacccgaaagccgatcctgtgagggaccgtgcgaagaacctcacacgtagttcatccgatgctgagatcgtgcccagctgtgccaaatatcggctcacatgctcgattgagctggagccatccgatccactaaacttggagaattcgaggagccgatatttgggtggtagtgggatcaactcgtactcgttggggtacggcttggaatagccgattgccctccttttcggcaccatgccgaactggtctctcaagattgtactgatcgatCCGTGGTGCTCGGCTgcggagtcgaactcgaagattcgctggagtggcatacttagccagccacgcttgcttttcaatctacgagccaagctgcaggagttgagctgcggagattcgtcggagtggcatacttagctagccacgtacgcttctcaagatgctgttcccgaagttcctcctgctgttccgaagtccctgctgtcgcggtccggttcgtgagtgcccgattcttgcggtcggcacgtatgtgcacgtgtatccgtgagggatctccttaggcgcctcatacaagaactggtaatcactagggtcaccaccgatcttgtagacgacgtatgccggtgaactcggcacttctggtgctgccaacgcgaacggcagcggtggtcgggaccggagtggtatctctccttggtgagtccctagagctggtcccgacggagagtgcgatgcctcatgatttcctggatcacccgaagggcgacacgctccagagtgttcaccaggctctcagaatggcggtgcagcgaatgagccaccatgaaattaatctcctgacgcagagacctggtgcgttcttctgatggggcagacaggtccactccatcgagcgtgccttcgggtgagaaccctttccatctaaTGCCGTgtcagcgggttctctggaaagagccgatgaggtcggcttcgaggatagctttgagctcgtcatacttcttcttgagctcctcagtcagatcttcgtacgtgactggagttccttccgccatctcagatgtagatggcgatgcagttgatgtcgaaaactgtcccaccgggcgtgccagaatgtgttgcggtcagaaatccaccggcgagcagcgacgggcaacacagtagagccgggaggctcccaggactgcggctggccctggtccctcgagcgacggcccgcaaagcctcggcacgcacgtccgatgcttggtgcaagggcgtgccaccgacctatacctggtcgggaaggtgatggatttgcttcgcttagtttcctgcatggcatacacgtaaacattaaatacgagcctcgatcggctctcgaggttgtcctgtgaatcggctcaaggagccgatccacccatgattcgtatgaggtatacgatcacatggtggtcccgcttgatcaatataaagctaaaacgacctacgacgatttagggttttcaccacataatcggaacatcctacgcgtgattgagcctggcagccacgcacggtgatcataaaccgaccctagacaaggcctaaaaaccaacatgaagttgatcccggaacatcttgtctagggctagcaaactacaccctacgtgctactttggatccttcaacccgtttgcaaggcctaactatgcgagatattaaactaatccttgaagaacaaggagcaatcataacggatcggatctactaaataaagatcaagcgaggtgccgcccttacacctaagataggtgtaagggtggctagacgtctaagggttgcacggacgaaagcatatgatacgatgaaacaatgctaaccctaacacatctatgataactactttgctcgccatcaacaaggcttcagcacgagcaacgcatgaacaacgaataaacgtgtaatgcctagatcgcaagatgcgatctaggcagcatgatgcttacccggaagaaaccctcgaaacaagggagttggcgatgcgcctagattggtttgtgatgaacgtgattgttgtttttctcaataaccctagatacatatttatagtccgtagactttctaacgtgggaataatcccaaccgtgcacgagctaaattctatctaaccgacacgtatcctactatatttacagatacacgggcaaactagcccaaactttgtatacaaggccgattcatgtatatcttccatgtatattcttcaagcccatcttaatcgcggcccacctctgatccggtcaaattctggtgataacacatgccccctggttttggaaatgacaattccaaaatcactctgctttttcttcatcgggtcatgtcgtggcagagcagaaccgccgcagtacccatcatcacgatgccttgcctcctcaacttctcc encodes:
- the LOC124656979 gene encoding uncharacterized protein LOC124656979, whose amino-acid sequence is MADQDAAEPGPPAWPPWTSLLLRAMSKRRTWAALFLAVYAGLLSSSWSLLGSVRAWYYTAAAAAPAGVWPAALYASVMYGAVFGLLSMGAALAVAAPAMLVTWITVLVLLAFAGKPRRSLVAEGRRATADIARLALRVLLCEGNAVAAVCAAASFAALLFGRRDGDARG